The Kiritimatiellia bacterium genome contains the following window.
TCGGCGTCCCGGCTGTCCGCCAGGACCTGCGCGTAATCCAGCCGGTTCGACAGCGCCAGGCCCACCGCCTCGTCGCGGCCCGGGATCGCGATCTCCAGCAGGGGTGTGTTGGTGACCACGATCTCCGCGCCGGGCTCGCGGCCCAGCAACTCGGCGAACGCCGCGCGGGCGATCTCGATATCCTCCGTCGTCTTGTTGAGGCGGATCTGGTTCTCGCCGTGCTGCAGGTCCACGCGCAGGGCATCGACGCGGGTCGCGCGCCCCTGTTGCTCGCGGGCGCGCGTGAGGCGCAGGAGCTGCCCGGAACGCCGGAGCGCCTGTTCGTCAAACTCCAGTTGCCGCTGCAGCCGCAGGATTTCCTCGTAGCCCTCGACCACCTGGACGACCAGATCCGTGCGCCACAGCTCGACCTCGCGGCGGGAGGCCTGGACGCCGCTCCGGGCCTGGACGACGGGCTCCTCGTTCACCAGGCGGCCGAAGCGACGCAGGAGCGGCTGGCGGACCTCGACCTGGACCACGCCGCGATGGAGGTCCGGGCTTTCGTCGAAGCCGGTCCGGGTCCAGCGCCCGTCGACCGAAAGCGAGGTGCCAACACCCTGCTTCTTCGAGACGCCCAGCCCGGCGCCCGACTGCCCGCCCTCGTCATCGGCCGCCACCTCGCCTTCGGGCCGCAGCCTGACCGAAAACTCCGTGCGGGCCTGCGCCACGCCCAACACGCTGGACTCCAGGCTCAATTCCAGCAGGCGCAGCGAGCGGTTGTGGGCCAGCGCGGCCTGGACGGCCTCCTCCAGGGCCAGGACCGGTTCGGCCCCTGCGCCCCGCAGGGCGAGCAGCAGGGCGCCCAGCGCACACCGCAGATGGAAAGTGGGGACCGGCATCTCCCGAACTATGGGAAAAGCGCGCCGGACTGTCAACGGGCGTGCGTCGCCGCGGCCCGGTTTGACAGGCCGCGACCCGCCTCCTAC
Protein-coding sequences here:
- a CDS encoding TolC family protein — translated: MPVPTFHLRCALGALLLALRGAGAEPVLALEEAVQAALAHNRSLRLLELSLESSVLGVAQARTEFSVRLRPEGEVAADDEGGQSGAGLGVSKKQGVGTSLSVDGRWTRTGFDESPDLHRGVVQVEVRQPLLRRFGRLVNEEPVVQARSGVQASRREVELWRTDLVVQVVEGYEEILRLQRQLEFDEQALRRSGQLLRLTRAREQQGRATRVDALRVDLQHGENQIRLNKTTEDIEIARAAFAELLGREPGAEIVVTNTPLLEIAIPGRDEAVGLALSNRLDYAQVLADSRDAERGVRIARRNLLPDLELIARYERSGEGSRSSDSFDLDEDAWFVGLAADTDLRRQDERLALGQAMLRGESARQTIEIVRSGLQRQVQTVLASYERARRETLFAERNYRLAESRARLARRMFEIGKGDNFTVTDAENALLEARNRMLMSQAEVTIAAYRMLRTLGTLMDYPADLKPEPDGAAGGGRP